DNA from Marinagarivorans cellulosilyticus:
GGGAAGCGTATTGAAATTGTACGTGGTGAGCTATAGAAAGGCTATTCGCCGTCTTCTAAATTTTTGAGGATAAGCAGGAATTGTTTTTTCACTTTAAGGCGCAGGCTGTTATCTGCTGCTATTTCGTTCAGTGTTTGTTGTTCTAGGTTTTTAAAGCTTGCGATCTGACTGGCTTTAAGCCCCTTGGAGCGTGCGATATCCTGTATTTGGCCAAAACCATTACTTACGCTATCTTTCGTACGCTTGTTGATTGTATCGATGGTTTGGTCGACTTCGTGAGCTATTTTTTTAATATTGTTAGAGCTTTCCTGGATGACTTTTCGCTGTTTTTTGTAATTTTGATCTGACTTCATCCTGCCTATGATTTTATCAGTCGTTTTTAATAGATTGAGTATGGCGCTATGTTTTTCATTTGTACTTGATTGGGGGTCGACAGTGACTAGCTTTCCCGAGATGTGCATGTAATGGAAGCGGATGGTCTTGCCTGCATTTTGTGAGTCTACTTCATCAATTTGCATGTTTTTAATCAGCGTTTTTTCTCGGTCTTTTAACAGCCCCGATGGGTCAATTTCTAGGGTTCTGGTGCCCCCTTTAATAAACAACCCTGAGGACCAACCGAGGTCGCCCAGCGTTTGGTAAATAGATAAAGAAATATCCTCAATAGAGCTAGCATCTAGGCACTCTGAAATAAAATTCATAATGGAGGTGTTAAGGTCATGGATGTCTTTTGCTTCAGATATTTCCCCTTTGAGTTGACTGATCGTGTTTTCCAAACTTGCCAAGTGTGTATTGGATAGCGGCTCGGTAACGGGCTCGTCTTTAGGGTTCTCCTTGTGGTATTGATGGTTTGTTTTTAGCGTTTCCAGTTCTTTTTCTAGCGTATCAATACAAAACTCGGCATCTCTAAGGCTGAGTTTGAGTTGTCTAATATCGGTGTTTTTATCCTGCTGGGGCGTGGTACGTCCCTCGGTAATATTGGAGGGGGTCGTTGTTGGCTGTGCTTCTTCAATGGTTGAAATGTTGTCTTCGAGTTCAACGATAATGTTCTTTTGGCCTTTGATAATTTGGCGTAGGCGTTCAATTTCTTCTTCGTTTTCCTGTTGTATTTGCTCCGAAAGCTCATCAAGCTCTGAGTTGGCGTGTTTGATGTCGTTATTCGAGGAGGTGATTATCGCTGTTTTCGTATTGCGATTAGAGTTGTTAATACGCTCTATATTGCGCTCAAATTTATCGACGCTTTCGATAATATCGGTATTGTTTTTGTTGAACGCTTGCAAGGAAAAGTCATAGTCGTCTGGGTTGATATCACTGAGGTTCTTTAAACTTGTATTGGATTGCTCAATATGCCCTTTGAAGTCTTCAATGGTTTTGTTGCTAGATTGGCTGTAGGTATCGTGAATATGGGCTTTTTCGGTAAGTTTCCGATAGGCGGCACTATCGAGTTTGCTCAGTAATTGCTCTAGTTTTTCGCTGTAATGCGCTATTTTAGCTGGGTTGTCGCTGTTGGATACGCATGCGGAGTGGAATTTTTCTAAGCTTTCTAGTACATTTTTTGTGCTTTTACTGGGTGGCGACAGCGCTATTTTTTCGCGTATTTTAGCGATTTTTTCTTCTATGGCTAAGAGTGGTCTTGATTTTTTTTGTTCGACAAGGATGTCGAGTAATTTTTGCACATTACTGTTAACTAAATTCCAGTAGGCTTTGGAATCTATTGTTTGATTAATGGCTTTAGCTTCAATTTTTAAGTAGGCATTGCGCAACGAAATAACGCCTTTGCTCAGGTGCTTTCGCTCGTTATGGCGCCGAGCATCTTCGGTTTTTTGTGCTTGGCTTAGTAAGAACTTCTTGAGATGCTGAGGGAATTCTTTGTCGAATGCGCGCTTGCTAATTTTCTTTTGCAAACCAGAGTTAATGAAATACAGGTTAGTCAAGATGCTGAAAATAAGCAGCAAGAGCAGGCCATATACAAGTTGTTCTGCGTGTTCGCTTAAGAACATGAGTGTTAGCCTGCGGAATTTACAAGTGTAAGCAGCAAAATCACGGTGCCATCATCTTCAATATTTCCACGTTCTATTTGAAAAGGCATGTAGCTTTTATTTTTATGCTTTAGCCGAACATTTATATTAAATTCCTGGTCTTTAGCGCTGAGTAAACAGCTCCGTAAGGTGGTGTCGTCGTCGGGGTGAATGCGGTCGGTAAGGTCCATATGTCGATAGATGTTATGCTCTAGATCGGACACTAAGCCTATTGCGCTTAAAGATTCGTTATCCCATTCGGTGTCATTCGCCGCCGGTGACCATTTTACTGTTCCGGCGGCAACCGGAGCATTATCTTCCTCTTTGGTCGTGCTTTCGCCCTGCACGGGTTGCTGGCCTTCTTGAGCTTTTATTTTTAGATGGTTGGCAATGTTATCTAAATACGCACTAAAAGCTGAGAAGCTGCTGGGTTTGCTGGCTTGTTTGCTGGAGCCGTAAACGCTTAATACCGACCATAAACGGTTATTTTGAAAAATCGGCATGTGAATACTGGTATCGAATGCGTCGCTTTGAATGTCGACCGCGGCGGCAGGGTAGGCGGATGATTCAGAAAGGGTGCCCATATCGCTTTTGGCAAAGCGTTTAACATCGGTTTGTAAGAACAGTTTGGTTACCTTGATATATTCCCGCCCATTTTTACTGATTGCGGTGCGTCCATAGCACGCGCGCTGCATATATTTTTCAAATAACGGTGATAGTGTCATTAAGGTGTCGAGGTTGCTTTCGACAATGGTTTTGGGCCATTCTTCAAGGTTATTAATAACGCTTTTCATGTAGTTTGCATTGTGCAACTCGGCAATTTCGGTACTTGTAGCTAGGAAGGCATCTTCGGCCTGCATAAAATCGCTACTGGCGGTGATCAGTTTTGGGTCGACAAGATGGTGTCTTTCTAAACTCTCCTCATTGCGCAGGCTTTCGAGAATATTAATGGTTTTATAGGCCATTAAATGTAAATTTTGGTCGACCATTGTCATGTTGGGTTCGGTGATGGGGATCAGCGAAATTGCATCGAAGCCGACAATGTCGAGTGAGTCGGTGTCGCTTAATAAGTGCCTAAGCTGCTGGCTAAAGCCAATGCTTGTGAGGCTGGCGCCACAAATAATGCCTTTAGCGGTACAGCCGTTTTTCACGTAGTCGCTAGCGGCTTGGTAGCCACCAGAGAAAAGCGTGTCGTTGACGACAAAAATATTTTTTTCGTCGAGCTCAAATTGGTTGATTTCGCATTGATCGCAAAATGCTTCGTAACGTTTGCGAATGTCGTATTGAGACAGATCACCAACAAAGGCAAGTTCCCGGTGGCCTTTTTGAATCAGGTGATTAAAAGCTAATTCTGTGCCGTGATCGTTATCGCTGGTTATCATTGGGATTGCCAGTGGGAAGTAGTCATAGGCAATGGAGGCGACGGGCGTACCTTGGCTAAGTAAATGCTGTGCAAGGTCGTTGTGTATGGCATTGCGCAAGATCACGGCGTAATCAATGTGCGCGCTGTGCATTGTGGATTTAAAGCTATTGAAACCTCCGGTCTTGATAACCGTAAAGTTGTAGCCTTTTAAAAAAGCATATTGTTGTAGTTGGCTAACCAGTTCTCCAAAGTAAAAACCTTGAAGGTAGGGTGTATACACGCCAATCGTTTTGCGCTTTGCCACAGTGTATTAACCGTATCAGTTTATTATCCTTTAACTGTAGTACAGCTGAGTGTCGTTAAATCTGTGCTTTTATAGCTTATGGCTGTTCTTATACTTTTTGATATGCCTAATGGTTATTGCGTTATGGATAACAGGGTAGGAGAGGGTTCGTATTGCCCTTAAAGGCAATACGAACTGTGCTAGCTAAATGAGGCTGGCAATAGGTTGGCCCATACGTACGGGGCTATTTTCACCGAGGTGCTCATGCCATTGAAGGGTGTTCTTGGGGGTGAGTACTACGGCCGTTGACCCCAGTAAAAAGCGCCCCATTTCATCGCCTTTTTCGAGTGTTAATGTTTTCGATTCTTGGTAATTAAAGTGGCGAACTTGTTTTTTCTGGGGGGCAACAATGCCGGCCCAAGGGGTGTAAATACTGGCCACAATCATTGCGCCCACCAAAACGACAGCCATTGGCCCGCGCTCGGTTTCAAAGTGGCAGACAACGCGTTCGTTGCGTGCAAATAAACGGGGGACGTGTTGCGCTGTTACCGTATTCACGGAAAATAAATCACCGGGGATATGCGTCATATGGGTAAGTTTGCCGGCCAGTGGCATATGCACGCGGTGGTAGTCGCGAGGCGATAGGTAAATGGTGGCGAAGTTGCCGTCTTGGTAGAGCTCGGCGTCTTCGCTTTTGCCACCAACAAGCTCGAGCAATGTAAAGCTTTGCCCTTTGGCTTGGAATATACGCCCGTCTTCGATGGTTCCTAGTTGGCTAATGGCTCCGTCTGCGGGGCTGACAAGAGATTGGCCTGTATCGATGGGGCGGGCGTCGGGCTTGAGGGCGCGGGTAAAAAAGTCGTTGAAGCAGGCATAGGCTTCGGGGTTTTGCTCGATGGCATCGCGCATGTCGATGTCGTATTTGTTGGCAAACCAGTTAATGAAGGTATTTTTGATAAAAGGGTTGGTGCTGCTCGCCAATAGGCCTGCGCCGCGAGAAATAAGATGCTGCGGGGCAAGGCGTTGTAGGGCAATAAATAGTTGATCGCTCATACGAATGCTGAACTCTGTAGTGTGTGATGTTAAAGGTGTAAGTCGATTTATTGTTTCTGTGGACGCTCGCCCTGAATAGTGACCTCGTCTAAACTTTGCACAATATAGGTATAACTTTTATAGCGCTCTGGTGTGATATCACCGGCGGCTGCGGCTTTTGAGATGGCGCAGTGGGCGTCGTTAATGTGAGTGCAATTGCGATATTTACATAAGCCGATAAAGGGGCGGAATTCACTAAAGCCGTGCAAGACATCATCGGGGCTTAAATGCCAAAGGCCAAATTCGCGTATACCGGGTGAATCAATACAATTACCGCCGTCTGGAAAGTGATATAAACGCGCGTGGGTGGTTGTGTGACGGCCTTTGCGCGCGACATCCGATAGCTCGCCTATTTTGATTTCTTCGGCAGGCAATAGTGTTTGAATAATCGAAGATTTGCCCACGCCAGACTGCCCCACAAAAATGCTGCAACCGTCGCTAAGCAGTTGTTTAAGTGTGTCCATGCCAATGTTGTTTTTACTGGAAATGGCTAAACTGCGATAGCCTAATGCTTGGTATTTTTTGAGTAGGTCGAGAGTCGGGTTGTTATCGCCAAGTAGGTCACACTTATTGACCAGTAGTAGTACCTCTAGACCTAAGTGTTCGGCGACCACAATGTAGCGGTCGATAAGGTTGCTGTGCGCTTCTGGTTCAGGGGCTATCACAATAATGGCGCGGGTGATGTTGGCGCCGACCAGCTTCATTTTGCCGTAGCTATCTGGTCGACATAGCTCGCTAGTGCGCTGGTTAATGGCTTCAACTATGCCTGTATTGGCTTGTTCGCCTAAGCCGCGGCGCCATACTACGTGGTCGCCAGTGACAATATGGGGAAGGTTTGCGCGCAGGTGGCAACGGATAACGTCCCCACTTAAAGCGCATTCAACATCGGCTTGTGCGCGGTAATGGCTAATCACTAAGCCATTTTGTTCTTCGCCAAAGTTGTTATCATCCGGTTGTGCTATCGGTTTGCCGGGTGCTTTTGCATTGCGATTAATTTGGGCGTGTTTATCATCAATGCGCGTTTTTTGTTGTTTGCTGAGTCTACGTTTGGCCACAATAATCGGTATCTGCTGGTCTATAATCGCTGCATTGTACGACAAAACGACGCTATTACTGCACACCAACCCTTTAACTGGCCAATTGAGTTTTCGAATGACAAAAAATAACACTGCAAATGACACCAACCTAGTTTGGATCGACCTCGAAATGACGGGCTTACTGCCCGAGCAAGATACCATTATTGAGATCGCCACCATTGTGACCGACAGTCAGTTGAATATTTTGGCGCAAGGGCCTGTTATGGCTATTCAACACTCCAAAGCGGTTTTGGATGCAATGGACGAATGGAATACGACGCAGCATGGCGGCTCGGGTTTGGTTGATCGAGTATTGGAAAGCAATACCACGATGCGCGATGCAGAAAAGGCGACACTTGCCTTTTTGGAGCAGTGGGTACCCAAAGGTAAGAGCCCGATTTGTGGCAACTCTATTGGTCAGGATCGTCGTTTTTTGGTGCGTTACATGCCAGAGTTGGAGGCGTATTTTCACTATCGCAGTATCGATGTTTCGACCATTAAGGAGCTTACTCGCCGCTGGCAACCCGAGCTGTTGGACGGCGTGAAAAAGCAGGGCAGCCATTTGGCGCTAGATGATATTAAAGACTCAATTGCAGAGCTTAAGTATTATCGCGGTACAGTTTTCAGTATTTGATGCTTAGGTGTTGATTAAAAATTGAGCACTATCGCAGGTGGCACTAACGTTGGCGGCTTGCCTTGCGCTTCTGTGGTGATTAAAGGTATCCTATATTTATGCTTTTTTTAACCTATTGTTTTGTAATTTAGCGGTGCATCTCAAAAACACAATTTGGCGCCTAGTCTAACAAGTACGTTCGTGTGTATCCTGCCTATAAATAACACCTGAACCAATTACGTCTTGGCTTGTTAGTCGTGGCGGGTTTAGGTTGATTTACCATAGAAAATTAGCGTTGCGGCTTGTTTAACGCTGCATTAGGCGCCGAAATCACTAGTGCTTAAATCTTCAAAATTACACCATGAAAGGTACTTTTTATATGCTACCCAAGCAATCTTTATCCGTTTACGTTCGCGCAACGAAACTGGCGGGCTTGGTGATTACTGCCACGACTTTGGGGGCCTGCGTTGCAGACCCAGTTCCAGACCAAGGTGTTGGACAAGAATCATCAAGTCTTGCTGTTATTTCTAGTTCTTCTGCTCCTGTTGTTCAGTCGTCCAGCCAAGCGCCTGTTGTAAGCAGCTCGTCAGTTGCGCAAGCGCAGACTATTCGACTTCAAGCGCAAGATTATGCGCGCTTTAATGAGTCTGATGGCCGTCAAGGTGCCACTGCTGGGCGTTGCAGTCAGGGCATGGTCGACTTAGTCGATATCACTGATAATGGCGGCACTTGTGCTGTGGGCTATACCGCTTCAGGCGAGTGGGTAGAGTACGACGTTTCTGGTGTTGTGCCGGGCACTTACACTATTTCTTTGCGCACCTCAGCGGCCAATGCGGGTCGTCGTCTGCAGGTTTCTGTTGATGGAAATCTAGTGGGTACTGTGCAAACTGTTGGCAATGGCTGGGAAAGCTATGTTGATAACACCATTACCAATGTTGCATTGCGCTCTAGCAATACTGTAGTTCGAGTAGCTTTTGCTGATGGTGAAGCCAACTTAAATTATTTTGACCTTATTCCTACCGGTGGCGGTTTGCCACCAGTTTCAAGTGCGCCGGTTGTTGCATCCTCAAGTAGTGTTGCATCCTCAAGTAGTGTTGCTCCTCCGCCGAGCAGCGCGCCTGTTGCCAGCAGTTCAGCGCCTTCAGGTGGTGTTTCTATTGGCGATGCGGACGATCGCGCGGCTGGGCAGTATGCCGAGCATAGCTGCGGCCTTTGCCACCAGAGCGAAGGTTCTGGTGTGTTTACGGCGCTGGGTGCGCCGAGTGGGCAAATCGATATCTCTTATGCGCTATCTCCATCGGGCTTCGCTCAGTTGGTGGAAGTAGTGAGTGCAACAATGCCTAAAGGCGGCGCAAATAAGTGTACGGAAGTCGATAACTGCGCTGTAAACACTGCGGCTTATATGGTTGCGATGTTTTCCGATGGCAGCGGTGGCGGCGATCCACAAGCTTCTAGCTGTACTTCTGACAACGAAATTAGCTATGGCCTGCGTACAGTTCGTTTGTTGACCTCCAACGAGATGTCAAAGTCATTGGTTGATATTGGTTTGATTGACGAGGGTGATTTTGAGCAGAGCTACAGTTATGTTGGCGGTAGCCACGGTAAGAGCTTTTACCCTGTTAATACCGATCAGCGTGTAACAGAGGATACGCTTCGTAAAGTTGTTTCAGCTGCCGAGAATTTATCGTTGATCGCTACCGACAAGGTTAAGCAGCGCTACAACTGCGGCAATAACTGCGAAGCGACGTTTATGGGTATTGCAGAGCGTATGTTCCGCCGCCCTCTAAGCAACGAAGAGAAGTCTACCTATTCTGGTATCTTCAGCGAAATGGGTGATGACGGCTTGCAGGTAGCGCTCGCGGCAGCGATTGCTGCGCCTCAGTTCTTGTACCGCTCCGAAATGGGTATTCCGGTATCTGAAGCGATTCAGCGAGGTATGGATTTAGGCTCGTTATCGTCTGGTGGCAACAAGTTAAACGCGGCCGATCGTAATGCTTATGTGCTTGACAGCTACGAGACAGCAACGGCCCTTGCTTATATGTACACAGGCTCAACGCCTGATGAAACATTGATGAATGCAGCTGCTAATAATCGTTTGAACACCGAAGCCCAAATCGCGAGCCAAATTGATCGCTTGATCGATACAGCGCGTGGTCGCGAGCATACTGCCAATTTTGGCGCCAACTGGTTCTTGGCTGATCGTGTTTTTGACGCAAAACGCCAGAAGGCAGAGTTCACCGATAACATCAGAGCCGATATGGCCCGTGAAGTGCGTGAGCTCTTTAGTGAAGTGTTTTACAACGAAGATGTTCCATTCGGCGATTTGTACGGCGGTGACTTTACCGTGCTGAACCGACGCCTAGCCCAGTACTACGGTGTCAATAGTGGTAGTAGCGGTGACAATGATTGGCGTGTTACGAACACTGTGGAGCGCGGTGGTATTTTAACCAGCGGTGCATTTATGGTGAACACGGGTTCTGATGCCTATACGCGCCCAATTTTACGGGCCGTAAAGCTGCGTGAATTGATGTTGTGTCACGTCGTACCGCCGCCAGTAAACATTGCTGGTGACCCTGCAGAGCAGCAAGCTTTGGCAGATGCGCGTACTGCGGCCCTAAATGAGATAACCGAGTTATCCTTACAGGGTGAGCTGACCAGTCGTGAGTTCTTTGAGCGTCAAACCGATAGCCCGCTTTGCGATAGCTGTCACGAGAAGGTGATTAACCCACTGTTTGGTATGGAAGACTTTGATGCATACGGTAAGCCGCGTACGACACAAAAAGGCGTTAGTGACGCAGGTAAACTAGGGTTGCCTATCGATACTACCGGTACTTTGTATGGGTTAAGCTCTATCAGTGACTCAGACTTAATTACCTTCGACGGCACAAAAGATTTGGCAAAACAAGTGGCCGATCTTCCCGCCGTTCGCAGTTGTTTGGCGGTAAACAGCTTCCGCTGGACAACGGGATTGCCTCTTGATAAAGCGGCTTATTCTAAAGATGAGAGTGGTCGAATTCGCGAGCCAGTGCTTTTAAGCTCTGAGCAAGAGTCCGCGTACTCGTGTGTGAAAGAACAGTTAGTGTCTGAGTTGGAAGCCAATGATGATCCGAAAGCGTTGTATCGCAAAATCGGTACCCTCGATCTCATTCGTCTTCGTCGCTCTATCGACAACTCACAGCTACAAAACTAAGGTCTCTCAGGATTATTGCTATGAATAAAATTACTGAAAGAAGAATGAAAAACATCAATAGAGATCGTCGCCAGTTCATCGAAAAACTTGGCAAGTGGGGCATCTCTGGTTCATTGTTACGCGCCTCCCCCATGGTAGCCGGCATGATGTATTCGCGTTTTGCGCAAGCGCAAGACGACCGCAAGTTCGTCTTGATATATCAGCCTAACGGCTCGCCCGATGGACGCTACTTAACCGGTGGCTTTAGTTCACCGGCGTTATCGCCTCTTGCGCCTCACGCCTCTAGTATTGCGGCACTGGAGATGACCATCTCTAAGCCGGGTAACCATGGTAATTTGCAGCAAGCGGCCGGTGCTGAGTCGTACCAAGGTAACGTGGCAAACGGCAGTAGTGTGAACATGCAGGCGGCTAAGGTGATGGGCAACCTAACGCCTTTCCGGTCTATCCAGTTGGGTGTTTACTCGGGGCCTGGCGGCAGTGCCGAGCCTTCCGCCGATAACAACCAGGCGGCAGGTATTGACCGCTTAAACGGCCAAGCTGTAGGGCGTGAGTGGAATTCGCGAATAGCACTGCAGTCCATTTTCAGCAGTGCGCCACCAGCGCCAATGCCTGGAACGGGTGGCGATACCGGACCATCCATATATGCCAAGCGCATCAAAATTGCCGAAGCTAACCTACGGGCTTTGGATGCTTTGGAGGCGAAATTGGATGGTGATGAGCGTGCCAAGTTGGCTTCTCACCGGGAGGCTGTGGAGAACCGTCAACGCATCGATATGAATAGTCAGCAAGATTACCTTGATCAGATGATGTCTGGTGGCGATTCCGGTGGTTCAAGTGGTGGTGGTTCATGTTCTGCGCCGAGCGTGCAGTCTTTAGGCTCGCCATTGCAGGAATATAAGGCGCAAGCAGAAATTGCTGCAAAGGCTTTGAGTTGTGGTTTGACTAACGTCGCTTCGATTCAATTTAACGAAACGCAGGCGTCGTGGAGCCCTAATGATGGTACTGCGGATTCAGTCCCCATCAGTGGTGCTGACCACCACGGTGGCAACCACAGTAACGATAACGCATTCTTGCCACAAATTATTGGCTATATGAATAAAGGCGTTTCTCACCTGATTACTCGACTGAAAGCAGAGGGGATTTACGACAGGACCGTGGTTTGTGTCATTAGTGAAATGGGCGATGGTCAAAACCACACCCCGGGTAACGGTCCCATTACTTTGGCTTCCGGAATGCCGAATTTTAGGGGGGCTGGAACGCGTAATATTGGTATGGATCACTACGCAATCTTTAGTGATGTGTTTACGCTATTGGACATTCAGCCCGATGGCACGATGGTCCATAATTACGGTCCCGGCGCGCTTACGTAATTACTTGGGAGCATTACACACATAAAAAAACCGCCTTTTGGCGGTTTTTTTATGTGTGTAATGCAGAAGATATTAATTGAGATTTAAAGTCCGCGAACGAGCCTAGCGGCGTATTCCCCCGATTTCGGTAGTGACTTATGACTACCAAATTCAAACTCTACCCCCCAAGCCGATTGACTGTTGAAAGGGTAGGGTGAGTTAGTCCAAAAGTTTTGTGTGGCTGTAGCGGGGAAGAACAATTCGTTGTTGGCCGGTTCAAAGCAGTTTCGATTAACGATGGTGTCTAATTCTTTTCTGTTGGGAAGGCGCCAATCGTTAAAGCCAGCGTGGGATGCGGTATCGGCAGCCGCCAGCGCTTGCTCCCAAGTAAAGGCACTTGGCATCTCAGCGTTATTTGAGCAACTATTATTCTCCAGTGAATAACCTAGTGGGCAACGCATCCACATTAAGGCGGCGCCGTTATCAATTACGGTGTTAGTTTTGGCGTCAACGGTTTGATTGGCCACAGGGGCATGCATTTGTAGCATGACATTGCATTCGGCGTTCACCAAGTTATGGCTTGTTAATAAAGCAGCTGCGGTTAGTGTAAAAATTAACGGCTTCATTTAATTTCCCCCTCTAACGAGTCGCAGGTGTGATGGATCGAATTTATTGGTGAAGCTCATGCTGGCGTCACTGAAGTAAACATACCAAGCCAAGCTAGGATCTTTGGCATGCGAATTACGGGTGTAAAAGCGTGGCTTGAGCGTATTGGGAAAAAAGTGGGAATCGATCGCAGTGCTTGTTTGGGTGGTATGAGCAATTGACACCAGTTCCGACGCTGTTGGTATACGCCAGTCGTTAAATCCGCAGAGCGTCTGTTGGTTTAACCAAGTGCGGTAGCCCTGAGTATCGCACTGTTGTGTTGTACAAGTGCCGTTATTTTCAGTGCCAGCATTACCCCCGTTTAACAAAGGGGATTCTTCATACCATGTATAAGTATGGCCGCCGTAGCGTGGATGATCATCGCGACTTTCTTTTACCTCCCACATAAGCCCTGTGACGTGGTCTTGTACGCAAGACCAGCGCGAACCCGCTGTTTCTGTACCGTCTTGATCCGACCAATCGACATCTTGGATATTAAGTGCTGTGCCTGTTGCGTCAAGTTTTGTAAAATCAAAACCGGCTGCACCGGCGCCTATTTTTTTGAGCTGCCCTGCGGCAAAGAGCGCATCGCGGCCGTTTTCGGCATCTTGGTTGGGGGCTCCTTGCTGCGGACATTGGCCGGCAGGTTGTGTGGTATCGGCGGGGCTGCATAACAATATGCCGGTATCATTAATGTTGCCGGTAGTGGTGGGGGTGTCGTTTTCAATGCTGCGGCTGCCGCAACCGGATAAGCTCAAGGCTAGCAGCGCGTAGCCTGCGGTAACAAAAGTGGAGTGTTTTCGCACGAAATACCTCTGGGAAATAAATAACGCATAATAATATTTTATAGCCAGCATTGTGTAGTCTTTCATTTGGCGCGGCCAGTTACAGTCAGGGTAAGTGTGATTTATCGCGCATACTGGTTATCCTTCTTTGTCGTAAATTCGGATTAAGTGGCGCTGGGCACGAGGTATTTTATCGTAACGGTGGTGCGTTTTGGCGTATAAGTCGATGTGAAATTGGACGACACTTCGATGGCTCACTACTATCAATAAGTGGTTGGTATTTCCTGGCGCTTGTTTGAGATTAAGCCTATTTATGCTGTTTTTTAGTAACTATTCAGCCATGCTCAAATAGGTCGGCAAACTGATCACTTTCTGGGCCGCTCAAGCCATCTACGACTTTGTTCTGCAAAGTCTACCCTCACGCATCCTTGCTGGGGCTGGTCGCTATGCAAGCGCTCCAGGCGCTTGAATGCCCAGAAAACAATCAATTCGCCTTGTAGGGTGACCATTATTTCGCACCCACCTGAATAGTTACGTTTTTTATAATTTGAGTGCTTTGTGAAAAGACGATTCTCCATACGCAGTTTTTATGCAATTCGTTTAGGTGTAGGCATTTTGACGGTTGGCTGTTTGCTATTAGCTAATTTTATGCCGCAGCGAAGCATTCAATTGTTCCCCTCTAAGCGCATTACTATTGATGCCTACGCCGACAACCTTAGCGGCGGCAATAGTGTGGCTAGGTGGTTGGATAAAAGCACTCATACTTTTCAGTGCGACTTTATGGCCGGTGCTGATTTTCGCTATTGTGGCGCCTCAATTAAGTTCTTTGACTTTGAGCCTGCCGAAACCGTGGTTTCCCGTAGTGAAAACTACGATTACCAATGGATGCATACGGTGGATTTGTCGACTTATGATGCTTTAGTACTTGAGTTGGATTACCAAGGGCAGGCAAGTGGCTTGCGTTTATTTATTCGCAATGCATTTTCGCAGCCGTCCAATACCA
Protein-coding regions in this window:
- a CDS encoding DUF1592 domain-containing protein, giving the protein MLPKQSLSVYVRATKLAGLVITATTLGACVADPVPDQGVGQESSSLAVISSSSAPVVQSSSQAPVVSSSSVAQAQTIRLQAQDYARFNESDGRQGATAGRCSQGMVDLVDITDNGGTCAVGYTASGEWVEYDVSGVVPGTYTISLRTSAANAGRRLQVSVDGNLVGTVQTVGNGWESYVDNTITNVALRSSNTVVRVAFADGEANLNYFDLIPTGGGLPPVSSAPVVASSSSVASSSSVAPPPSSAPVASSSAPSGGVSIGDADDRAAGQYAEHSCGLCHQSEGSGVFTALGAPSGQIDISYALSPSGFAQLVEVVSATMPKGGANKCTEVDNCAVNTAAYMVAMFSDGSGGGDPQASSCTSDNEISYGLRTVRLLTSNEMSKSLVDIGLIDEGDFEQSYSYVGGSHGKSFYPVNTDQRVTEDTLRKVVSAAENLSLIATDKVKQRYNCGNNCEATFMGIAERMFRRPLSNEEKSTYSGIFSEMGDDGLQVALAAAIAAPQFLYRSEMGIPVSEAIQRGMDLGSLSSGGNKLNAADRNAYVLDSYETATALAYMYTGSTPDETLMNAAANNRLNTEAQIASQIDRLIDTARGREHTANFGANWFLADRVFDAKRQKAEFTDNIRADMAREVRELFSEVFYNEDVPFGDLYGGDFTVLNRRLAQYYGVNSGSSGDNDWRVTNTVERGGILTSGAFMVNTGSDAYTRPILRAVKLRELMLCHVVPPPVNIAGDPAEQQALADARTAALNEITELSLQGELTSREFFERQTDSPLCDSCHEKVINPLFGMEDFDAYGKPRTTQKGVSDAGKLGLPIDTTGTLYGLSSISDSDLITFDGTKDLAKQVADLPAVRSCLAVNSFRWTTGLPLDKAAYSKDESGRIREPVLLSSEQESAYSCVKEQLVSELEANDDPKALYRKIGTLDLIRLRRSIDNSQLQN
- a CDS encoding DUF1566 domain-containing protein, which produces MRKHSTFVTAGYALLALSLSGCGSRSIENDTPTTTGNINDTGILLCSPADTTQPAGQCPQQGAPNQDAENGRDALFAAGQLKKIGAGAAGFDFTKLDATGTALNIQDVDWSDQDGTETAGSRWSCVQDHVTGLMWEVKESRDDHPRYGGHTYTWYEESPLLNGGNAGTENNGTCTTQQCDTQGYRTWLNQQTLCGFNDWRIPTASELVSIAHTTQTSTAIDSHFFPNTLKPRFYTRNSHAKDPSLAWYVYFSDASMSFTNKFDPSHLRLVRGGN
- a CDS encoding DUF1566 domain-containing protein — its product is MKPLIFTLTAAALLTSHNLVNAECNVMLQMHAPVANQTVDAKTNTVIDNGAALMWMRCPLGYSLENNSCSNNAEMPSAFTWEQALAAADTASHAGFNDWRLPNRKELDTIVNRNCFEPANNELFFPATATQNFWTNSPYPFNSQSAWGVEFEFGSHKSLPKSGEYAARLVRGL
- a CDS encoding DUF1552 domain-containing protein, with protein sequence MNKITERRMKNINRDRRQFIEKLGKWGISGSLLRASPMVAGMMYSRFAQAQDDRKFVLIYQPNGSPDGRYLTGGFSSPALSPLAPHASSIAALEMTISKPGNHGNLQQAAGAESYQGNVANGSSVNMQAAKVMGNLTPFRSIQLGVYSGPGGSAEPSADNNQAAGIDRLNGQAVGREWNSRIALQSIFSSAPPAPMPGTGGDTGPSIYAKRIKIAEANLRALDALEAKLDGDERAKLASHREAVENRQRIDMNSQQDYLDQMMSGGDSGGSSGGGSCSAPSVQSLGSPLQEYKAQAEIAAKALSCGLTNVASIQFNETQASWSPNDGTADSVPISGADHHGGNHSNDNAFLPQIIGYMNKGVSHLITRLKAEGIYDRTVVCVISEMGDGQNHTPGNGPITLASGMPNFRGAGTRNIGMDHYAIFSDVFTLLDIQPDGTMVHNYGPGALT